One part of the Dyadobacter sp. 676 genome encodes these proteins:
- a CDS encoding carboxypeptidase-like regulatory domain-containing protein, translating into MKSSIKSIAMTMVIAATVAFNSFADDKESKKAAAFGTGIFASKTGKIHVNVDKYTSDKAVVLITNKSGEAMYREIIDRNTGKFRKAFNVNELPAGTYTIEVSANGQKTEKQFEVAEIRTERQISIK; encoded by the coding sequence ATGAAATCTTCAATTAAATCCATCGCAATGACAATGGTAATCGCTGCCACCGTCGCTTTCAATTCTTTCGCAGACGATAAAGAAAGTAAAAAAGCAGCCGCATTCGGAACCGGGATTTTTGCTTCCAAAACGGGTAAGATCCACGTCAACGTCGATAAATACACCAGCGACAAGGCCGTGGTGTTGATCACCAACAAGAGCGGCGAAGCGATGTACCGCGAGATCATCGACCGCAATACCGGCAAGTTCAGAAAGGCGTTCAATGTGAATGAATTGCCAGCCGGAACTTACACCATCGAAGTTTCCGCGAACGGCCAAAAAACCGAAAAACAGTTCGAGGTGGCCGAAATCCGCACCGAACGTCAGATTTCCATCAAGTAA